The following are encoded in a window of Doryrhamphus excisus isolate RoL2022-K1 chromosome 16, RoL_Dexc_1.0, whole genome shotgun sequence genomic DNA:
- the prickle3 gene encoding prickle planar cell polarity protein 3 isoform X2 yields the protein MFLRGSKKRRSNRSEEDDPDRGQPCIRCGDQCPGFRVHGWRKICVHCKCVREDHAVRSMPGQLEKMMTKLVSDFQRHSISDDDSGCASEEYAWVPSGLKPEQVYQYFSCLPEDRVPYVNSAGERYRIKQLLHQLPAHDSEPQYCNSLKEEERKELRLFSQQRKRDNVGRGVVRLFPVTMTGAVCKQCGRKINGGDIAVFANRAGNSSCWHPQCFQCACCSELLVDLIYFYQEGQIYCGRHHAERLKPRCQACDEIIFADECTEAEGRFWHMKHFCCFECEAPLGGQRYIMRECRPYCCSCYESLYAEYCDTCGEHIGIDQSQMTYEGQHWHAAEFCFCCARCRLPLLGRPFLPRRGLIFCSRSCSLGEDTNNSDSCDSALQSRPLPHRRCGAADRLQQLQCGSPLQPIEGVKPLISPAKDCIYTVMENRGVSCSTPVQNGIPSSGGHPRGSYSPLPHIHRGNGLRPSWPCNIPHYNLLPEGCGIKVPVSGLLNGNAGHPAPSRHSRGTSTGDCRNSVEKTTQVKTDPLQAKASHTVKSPESPPLPPPLPIKTRDLTAQDSSPLNTSQSEESPSHSPPAFSRSGTARVSFREPISSSYSLDEEEDEDEKEEEPTENGDITQDEDDVNGGFGSRLHLQKGIPPQMDLLGKFLFMVVEADGSSYRQRSLRRGWSHCRVSSDSNLHPTSDARLRRSQADRPRLDVLDRDEREKDAHSLVLQPGRHKHEDSCSTCSSSSDSEQEGYFLGQPIPLPPQLRKHQVNEDKDTKEEEEPVQWGLRGSIRRRRAHSLGAKDKDKNCTVS from the exons GAAGATCTGTGTGCACTGCAAGTGTGTGCGAGAAGATCATGCCGTGCGCTCGATGCCAGGCCAGCTGGAAAAGATGATGACAAAGTTGGTGTCCGATTTTCAGAGACACTCCATCTCCGACGACGACTCGGGCTGCGCCTCTGAGGAGTATGCATGGGTTCCATCTGGGCTCAAGCCTGAGCAG GTTTACCAGTATTTCAGCTGCTTGCCAGAGGACAGGGTGCCGTATGTGAATAGCGCAGGGGAAAGATACCGAATCAAACAGTTGCTGCACCAACTTCCTGCCCACGACAGTGAG CCACAGTATTGCAACTCTttaaaggaggaggagaggaaggagtTACGTTTGTTCAGCCAACAGAGGAAACGAGACAATGTGGGCCGAGGCGTTGTCAGACTCTTCCCCGTCACCATGACTGGCGCTGTCTGCAAGCAG tgtGGCAGAAAGATCAATGGCGGCGACATTGCAGTGTTTGCCAATCGGGCGGGAAACAGCAGTTGTTGGCACCCCCAGTGTTTCCAGTGTGCCTGCTGCAGTGAACTGTTGGTGGATCTGATCTACTTCTACCAAGAAGGACAGATCTACTGCGGCCGGCATCACGCCGAGAGACTCAAGCCCCGATGTCAAGCTTGTGATGAG ATCATTTTTGCCGATGAATGTACAGAAGCGGAAGGAAGGTTCTGGCACATGAAGCACTTCTGCTGTTTTGAATGCGAGGCACCGCTGGGCGGTCAGCGTTACATCATGAGAGAGTGTCGCCCATACTGCTGCTCATGTTATGAGTCCCTGTATGCAGAGTATTGTGATACCTGTGGAGAACACATTG GCATCGACCAGAGCCAGATGACATACGAGGGTCAGCACTGGCACGCTGCCGAGTTTTGTTTCTGCTGCGCCCGATGTCGACTACCTCTGCTGGGACGCCCCTTCCTCCCTCGCAGGGGGCTCATTTTCTGCTCCAGGTCTTGTTCACTCGGAGAGGACACCAATAACTCAGACTCTTGTGACTCGGCACTCCAGAgtagaccacttccacacagacgcTGCGGGGCAGCagacaggctccagcaactGCAGTGTGGTTCTCCATTGCAACCAATAGAGGGCGTTAAGCCTCTTATAAGTCCTGCAAAAGActgcatatatactgtaatggaaaacagag GTGTCAGCTGCTCGACTCCTGTTCAAAATGGTATTCCGTCATCCGGTGGTCATCCTCGAGGCTCCTATTCACCTCTCCCTCACATTCATCGAGGAAATGGCCTCAGGCCCTCTTGGCCTTGCAACATTCCACATTACAATTTGTTGCCCGAGGGCTGTGGAATCAAAGTGCCTGTGAGTGGTCTTTTAAATGGAAATGCTGGACATCCTGCCCCGAGTCGCCATTCAAGAGGAACCTCTACTGGTGACTGTCGGAACTCTGTGGAAAAGACTACTCAAGTAAAGACAG ACCCTCTCCAGGCAAAAGCATCACATACCGTCAAGTCACCTGAATCACCTCCCCTCCCACCTCCACTCCCTATTAAGACTCGAGACCTCACAGCACAGGACTCATCCCCTTTAAATACCTCCCAATCAGAGGAGAGCCCCTCCCATTCTCCACCCGCATTCTCCCGTAGCGGGACAGCAAGAGTCAGCTTCAGAGAACCAATCAGCAGCAGCTATTCTCttgatgaggaagaggatgaagacGAGAAGGAAGAAGAGCCAACTGAGAATGGAGACATCACTCAGGATGAAGATGATGTAAACGGAGGTTTTGGAAGCAGGTTGCATCTCCAGAAAGGAATCCCACCTCAGATGGATCTACTAG GAAAGTTTCTTTTTATGGTTGTTGAAGCAGATGGATCCTCTTACCGCCAACGCAGTCTCCGCCGTGGTTGGAGTCATTGCCGCGTTTCGTCTGACTCAAACCTTCACCCGACGTCAGACGCTCGCCTCCGACGCTCACAGGCCGACCGCCCTCGACTGGACGTTCTGGACCGTGACGAAAGAGAGAAGGATGCCCACTCACTGGTCCTACAGCCGGGACGGCACAAACACGAAGACTCCTGCTCCACTTGCTCTTCATCTTCAGACTCGGAGCAAGAGGGTTATTTCCTTGGACAGCCGATTCCTTTACCTCCCCAACTTCGGAAACATCAAGTCAACGAGGataaagacacaaaagaagaagaagagccagTTCAGTGGGGACTGAGGGGGAGTATCAGGCGGAGACGAGCTCACAGTCTTGGTGCTAAGGACAAGGATAAAAACTGCACTGTCTCCTga
- the prickle3 gene encoding prickle planar cell polarity protein 3 isoform X1 yields MFLRGSKKRRSNRSQEEDDPDRGQPCIRCGDQCPGFRVHGWRKICVHCKCVREDHAVRSMPGQLEKMMTKLVSDFQRHSISDDDSGCASEEYAWVPSGLKPEQVYQYFSCLPEDRVPYVNSAGERYRIKQLLHQLPAHDSEPQYCNSLKEEERKELRLFSQQRKRDNVGRGVVRLFPVTMTGAVCKQCGRKINGGDIAVFANRAGNSSCWHPQCFQCACCSELLVDLIYFYQEGQIYCGRHHAERLKPRCQACDEIIFADECTEAEGRFWHMKHFCCFECEAPLGGQRYIMRECRPYCCSCYESLYAEYCDTCGEHIGIDQSQMTYEGQHWHAAEFCFCCARCRLPLLGRPFLPRRGLIFCSRSCSLGEDTNNSDSCDSALQSRPLPHRRCGAADRLQQLQCGSPLQPIEGVKPLISPAKDCIYTVMENRGVSCSTPVQNGIPSSGGHPRGSYSPLPHIHRGNGLRPSWPCNIPHYNLLPEGCGIKVPVSGLLNGNAGHPAPSRHSRGTSTGDCRNSVEKTTQVKTDPLQAKASHTVKSPESPPLPPPLPIKTRDLTAQDSSPLNTSQSEESPSHSPPAFSRSGTARVSFREPISSSYSLDEEEDEDEKEEEPTENGDITQDEDDVNGGFGSRLHLQKGIPPQMDLLGKFLFMVVEADGSSYRQRSLRRGWSHCRVSSDSNLHPTSDARLRRSQADRPRLDVLDRDEREKDAHSLVLQPGRHKHEDSCSTCSSSSDSEQEGYFLGQPIPLPPQLRKHQVNEDKDTKEEEEPVQWGLRGSIRRRRAHSLGAKDKDKNCTVS; encoded by the exons GAAGATCTGTGTGCACTGCAAGTGTGTGCGAGAAGATCATGCCGTGCGCTCGATGCCAGGCCAGCTGGAAAAGATGATGACAAAGTTGGTGTCCGATTTTCAGAGACACTCCATCTCCGACGACGACTCGGGCTGCGCCTCTGAGGAGTATGCATGGGTTCCATCTGGGCTCAAGCCTGAGCAG GTTTACCAGTATTTCAGCTGCTTGCCAGAGGACAGGGTGCCGTATGTGAATAGCGCAGGGGAAAGATACCGAATCAAACAGTTGCTGCACCAACTTCCTGCCCACGACAGTGAG CCACAGTATTGCAACTCTttaaaggaggaggagaggaaggagtTACGTTTGTTCAGCCAACAGAGGAAACGAGACAATGTGGGCCGAGGCGTTGTCAGACTCTTCCCCGTCACCATGACTGGCGCTGTCTGCAAGCAG tgtGGCAGAAAGATCAATGGCGGCGACATTGCAGTGTTTGCCAATCGGGCGGGAAACAGCAGTTGTTGGCACCCCCAGTGTTTCCAGTGTGCCTGCTGCAGTGAACTGTTGGTGGATCTGATCTACTTCTACCAAGAAGGACAGATCTACTGCGGCCGGCATCACGCCGAGAGACTCAAGCCCCGATGTCAAGCTTGTGATGAG ATCATTTTTGCCGATGAATGTACAGAAGCGGAAGGAAGGTTCTGGCACATGAAGCACTTCTGCTGTTTTGAATGCGAGGCACCGCTGGGCGGTCAGCGTTACATCATGAGAGAGTGTCGCCCATACTGCTGCTCATGTTATGAGTCCCTGTATGCAGAGTATTGTGATACCTGTGGAGAACACATTG GCATCGACCAGAGCCAGATGACATACGAGGGTCAGCACTGGCACGCTGCCGAGTTTTGTTTCTGCTGCGCCCGATGTCGACTACCTCTGCTGGGACGCCCCTTCCTCCCTCGCAGGGGGCTCATTTTCTGCTCCAGGTCTTGTTCACTCGGAGAGGACACCAATAACTCAGACTCTTGTGACTCGGCACTCCAGAgtagaccacttccacacagacgcTGCGGGGCAGCagacaggctccagcaactGCAGTGTGGTTCTCCATTGCAACCAATAGAGGGCGTTAAGCCTCTTATAAGTCCTGCAAAAGActgcatatatactgtaatggaaaacagag GTGTCAGCTGCTCGACTCCTGTTCAAAATGGTATTCCGTCATCCGGTGGTCATCCTCGAGGCTCCTATTCACCTCTCCCTCACATTCATCGAGGAAATGGCCTCAGGCCCTCTTGGCCTTGCAACATTCCACATTACAATTTGTTGCCCGAGGGCTGTGGAATCAAAGTGCCTGTGAGTGGTCTTTTAAATGGAAATGCTGGACATCCTGCCCCGAGTCGCCATTCAAGAGGAACCTCTACTGGTGACTGTCGGAACTCTGTGGAAAAGACTACTCAAGTAAAGACAG ACCCTCTCCAGGCAAAAGCATCACATACCGTCAAGTCACCTGAATCACCTCCCCTCCCACCTCCACTCCCTATTAAGACTCGAGACCTCACAGCACAGGACTCATCCCCTTTAAATACCTCCCAATCAGAGGAGAGCCCCTCCCATTCTCCACCCGCATTCTCCCGTAGCGGGACAGCAAGAGTCAGCTTCAGAGAACCAATCAGCAGCAGCTATTCTCttgatgaggaagaggatgaagacGAGAAGGAAGAAGAGCCAACTGAGAATGGAGACATCACTCAGGATGAAGATGATGTAAACGGAGGTTTTGGAAGCAGGTTGCATCTCCAGAAAGGAATCCCACCTCAGATGGATCTACTAG GAAAGTTTCTTTTTATGGTTGTTGAAGCAGATGGATCCTCTTACCGCCAACGCAGTCTCCGCCGTGGTTGGAGTCATTGCCGCGTTTCGTCTGACTCAAACCTTCACCCGACGTCAGACGCTCGCCTCCGACGCTCACAGGCCGACCGCCCTCGACTGGACGTTCTGGACCGTGACGAAAGAGAGAAGGATGCCCACTCACTGGTCCTACAGCCGGGACGGCACAAACACGAAGACTCCTGCTCCACTTGCTCTTCATCTTCAGACTCGGAGCAAGAGGGTTATTTCCTTGGACAGCCGATTCCTTTACCTCCCCAACTTCGGAAACATCAAGTCAACGAGGataaagacacaaaagaagaagaagagccagTTCAGTGGGGACTGAGGGGGAGTATCAGGCGGAGACGAGCTCACAGTCTTGGTGCTAAGGACAAGGATAAAAACTGCACTGTCTCCTga